The Deltaproteobacteria bacterium genome has a window encoding:
- a CDS encoding amidohydrolase, producing MEVPTMSSNGSKSAQVRAKLNHPIIDTDGHTVELTPVFFDYIKDVGGAGMIERYKKAVGGRANNRWAELTDEERRYSRATCPPWWARPAKNTLDRATASLPSLLYQRMDELGMDFAVLYPTFGLTEPPRIEEEEVRRAACRALNTFHMDIYGPYADRMTPVAVIPVHTPQEGIEELEYAVEKQGFKAAVISHVQRPVPKMLQEHPEVAHQMPYIDLLALDSEYDYDPFWAKCVELEVAVTTHATGQGWGSRRSVSNYMFNHIGHFGAAGEALCKALFFGGVTRRFPNLNFAFLEGGVHWACGVFSDIVGHWKKRNAKAIHSLDPQSLDGALMHRLINDHGNDKMKGKADEIVKWITQPQRRPMNLDDWSACRAEKLEDLRDLFIPNFYYGCEADDPMVAWAFNSKVNPMGVKFKAMMSSDIGHWDVTDMNEVVEEAHELVEDGLITQEDFRDYTFTNAAMLYAGMNPNFFKGTVCEGAVAKLQQGAPQNRAQAVSA from the coding sequence ATGGAGGTACCTACCATGTCATCGAACGGTTCCAAATCCGCCCAGGTCCGCGCCAAGCTGAATCACCCGATCATCGACACCGACGGCCACACCGTCGAGTTGACGCCGGTATTCTTCGACTACATCAAAGATGTCGGCGGCGCCGGCATGATCGAGCGCTATAAGAAAGCGGTCGGCGGCCGGGCGAATAACCGCTGGGCCGAGCTGACCGACGAGGAGCGCCGCTACTCGCGAGCGACCTGCCCGCCCTGGTGGGCGCGGCCGGCGAAGAACACGCTCGATCGCGCGACGGCGTCGCTGCCGAGTTTGCTTTATCAACGCATGGACGAGCTGGGCATGGACTTCGCGGTGCTCTATCCAACCTTCGGCTTGACTGAGCCGCCGCGCATCGAAGAGGAAGAAGTGCGCCGTGCTGCCTGCCGCGCGCTGAACACCTTTCACATGGATATTTACGGACCCTATGCCGACCGCATGACGCCGGTGGCGGTGATTCCGGTGCATACGCCGCAGGAAGGCATCGAAGAATTGGAATACGCCGTGGAAAAACAGGGCTTCAAAGCCGCGGTGATTTCGCACGTGCAGCGGCCGGTGCCGAAAATGTTGCAGGAGCACCCTGAAGTCGCGCATCAAATGCCTTACATCGATCTGCTCGCTCTCGACAGCGAGTACGACTACGACCCATTCTGGGCCAAATGTGTCGAGCTGGAAGTGGCAGTGACGACCCACGCGACAGGTCAAGGTTGGGGCAGCCGGCGCTCGGTGTCGAATTACATGTTCAACCACATCGGTCACTTCGGCGCCGCCGGCGAGGCGTTGTGCAAGGCGTTGTTCTTCGGCGGCGTGACGCGTCGTTTTCCAAATCTAAATTTCGCCTTTCTCGAAGGCGGCGTGCACTGGGCCTGCGGGGTGTTCTCCGACATCGTCGGTCATTGGAAGAAGCGCAACGCCAAAGCGATTCATAGCCTCGACCCGCAAAGTCTCGACGGCGCGCTGATGCACAGACTAATTAATGACCATGGCAACGACAAAATGAAAGGCAAAGCCGACGAGATCGTAAAGTGGATCACCCAGCCGCAGCGTCGCCCGATGAATTTAGATGACTGGTCGGCTTGCCGCGCCGAGAAGCTGGAAGATTTGCGCGACTTGTTTATTCCGAATTTCTATTACGGCTGCGAAGCCGACGATCCGATGGTCGCCTGGGCGTTCAACTCCAAAGTCAATCCGATGGGGGTGAAGTTCAAAGCGATGATGAGCTCGGACATCGGCCACTGGGATGTCACCGATATGAACGAAGTGGTCGAGGAGGCGCACGAGTTGGTCGAAGATGGCTTGATCACGCAAGAGGATTTTCGCGACTACACGTTTACCAACGCGGCGATGTTGTACGCGGGCATGAATCCGAACTTCTTCAAGGGCACGGTCTGCGAGGGGGCTGTAGCAAAGTTGCAGCAAGGCGCACCGCAAAATCGGGCGCAGGCGGTGTCGGCGTGA